Proteins from one Plasmodium gaboni strain SY75 chromosome 4, whole genome shotgun sequence genomic window:
- a CDS encoding hypothetical protein (conserved Plasmodium protein, unknown function~part of same gene as PGSY75_0419400B~gap found within coding sequence), which translates to MRKKKKTCLVLLILSCICFFNYLLCYEETYDEEYNDEDKNISYVCNNIIPVFLNNLEYSNIFHEITLSRTFSLKYPVHYMYFQYSSDKSISINYNIYNYLSSAYVKKVELYEYENIKNESVLLLHAEKDSDNNIKILYTIKKIDYMNNYERQKDKRLFYFIIYTTIENDYDMNRCLNINMSINIRIIKDDDTQKNNHNNNNNNINNINSYYDGVENIIQNNLYNHLLPLHNKSYIIIKDNYYYSTNEDYYYNMNNIEKSYYDEKSGNKVVIIYSVLLFIEFKKEANIKFTSFLKHDINKYNNFFIHIKKIDINNNYLNNMDMQHILKVGNNEDNLNNNKNKIIECEEDCVESYITSQGIYLDTILNNNHLYRLDILYKIKDKGTNNNNNNNNIYNNNNNNNIYNNIYNNNYYYNENMEHLKNMKEQEKDPFLSYLLFFNFEFSIYNITHNYIPMNYINKRLHTECSNNSHAPNKIIQTNDENMLNIFSTNECSKNSNGCSLYDVNEYTIYNNKVIDINDNFLLNFDIINSFKNEQVIDITINEDSIFNFTMFIKSEYIFVNLLKNNSSEKVCNTYYMNNINDYNIYDYQKKNKSEFFHKHFNETFLYNKNENYHNKNYKYNNNNNNNNKNPFEYHNYYQHDHHLKKFSIDNIIYINCILKKGNYDLKIIVNGYNNICERNEFNLLIYPMSMYENHHQCGDKMNQLTNLFNNMLNRKYEHNNNHISSVSNINKTFDDIYQNNWILNNHIFEYFDFIIIYEKELLAQQYKEIIVTVNNSVGIDIFFILVENVQGEKHYHIYKDTRKKSKYILKYKHPCNVYVLVSTMLYTSQEICGFFFVDIEYVDNIKLLKQNDHINESMNETYEHNMIQKINYIPNIIIGYDSYSYNNFCFVPYYKKHKLTILLKPKTIVKINCFTNNYIYIYLIDKSNNNNNNDNNNNINGKKLYEGYNHLYIESFVEGEYDIIFEFNSQNDKNINSFFYLQIYIYPLDTLDKCLFFNNNMNYIKESSINKFIYAENYDTYDLTKYVYNDIITNKNIPRVIKKENNMFFLYQTINFYYLYKSFFLYLLPRQQQQDGYITNDEDKGRIKKKIILPKINYLSNQNFILKIELSFHNNIFPYKLYIEQNYEDIIMISTNTYRNKNIMLLKILNNNTNYVNIYIDMYEDINDEIKNNYCSYAYFNITYTNETKQQNIDTQQINLYNKISLPLLLNNILSKDYIPMFNKSILLNKNDQTYKADHLYYEDDNIGVINSVSNNDLLNDKKKNVWELNNRMNNEYGNVHIEETTHLTDNDNHSNNNINDINDINNINDINNNNNSVMFNNVHPYLENHLRGIISLKNSNSLILNQSINYNFEIYNNNYTLLLVPNNSFLNMYIRNNDNDDNNNNKNNITLNVYRVLDVSKLFNEGISFNEVQKKILSLSHPFLTFTEEYINVYRYLERGLYIFKFDEDSNKNNSTYTFTNNINNNNRNYSNYLNSDNIKPLSFFIHFNIMPIHTNDLEYQDNIQNNNYNSDIVVNYKGNDNKNTSPSAIHNSIFKNELLYNFYKEYNCDKENILFFEDKKINDLSIFLQHTWNNMPFEIYINDKLDITLNSYNYNTLIFKRFFICLEKENIWNNNDNINNSNNNYGKNSINIKESQDDSYINIFNDTTKKEYLLFNIILNVKGNVYIEIQPHYHYFMYPFILTIKYKNNPTQLYKSHDKLFLNTDLGVGEYQIYITFLSNDHYKNVKMKKVMFDLFIFIDIFKNTNIKHAKNNLSLPYSKHNDEGIDFNIYDNTCKSDNYKRLFHDVKLLDNNNNNNNTSNGSMNEHNLKKNNNVINTNMNKNYFHIYDTYYMKESKHEIFFEIPNEPYILKIFYVHIDEQHYDEDITTADFYNNTNNYNNNYYNNNNNNNNRYNNYYQIEETDNLSHFAFNYLNTYLDIENLFHINIIINEDNKFFSDENTNGHDLYVNPFFSNEEDEHILNWYKIDKNFKLVIKKNNYDCAYFKLIISLYPMNYFNSIDYLKYNNYLNKY; encoded by the coding sequence atgagaaaaaaaaagaaaacgTGTTTGgttcttttaattttaagttgtatttgtttttttaattatttattatgttatGAAGAAACTTATGATGAGGAATACAATGATGAGGATAAGAACATTAGTTATgtatgtaataatataattcctgtgtttttaaataatttagaatatagtaatatatttcatgAGATAACTTTGTCTAGAACcttttctttaaaatatcctgttcattatatgtattttcAATATTCATCTGATAAAAGTATTTctataaattataatatatataactattTATCGTCTGCATATGTAAAAAAAGTAGAGttatatgaatatgaaaatataaagaatgAAAGTGTGTTATTATTACATGCAGAAAAAGATTctgataataatattaaaatcTTGTATAccataaaaaaaatagattatatgaataattatgaaaGACAGAAAGATAAAcgtttattttattttattatatatacgACTATTGAAAATGATTATGATATGAACAGGtgtttaaatataaatatgagTATAAACATAAGAATTATAAAGGATGATGACACACAAAAGAACAATcacaacaataataataataatattaataatattaatagttATTATGATGGGGTTGAGAATATcatacaaaataatttatataatcatcTTCTACCTTTACATAATAAAAGctatattataataaaagataattattattattccACCAATGaagattattattataatatgaataatatagaaaagtcctattatgatgaaaaaaGTGGTAACAAAGTCGTGATCATATATTCcgttttattatttatagaatttaaaaaagaggcgaatataaaatttacATCGTTCTTAAAACATGATATAAACAAGTACAACAActtttttatacatataaaaaaaattgatatcaataataattatttaaacaATATGGATATGcaacatatattaaaggtaggaaataatgaagataatctaaataataataaaaacaaaattattgAATGTGAAGAAGATTGTGTAGAAAGTTATATAACTTCACAAGGAATATATCTAGATActatattaaataataatcatcTTTACAGGTTggatattttatataagataaaagataaaggaacaaataataataataataataataatatttataataataataataataataatatttataataatatttataataataattattattataatgaaaatatggaacatttaaaaaatatgaaagaGCAAGAAAAAGATCCTTTCTTATCATAcctattattttttaattttgaattctctatatataatattacacataattatattcctatgaattatattaataaaagatTACATACAGAATGTTCTAATAATTCTCATGCTCCAAATAAGATTATTCAAACAAACGATGAGAATATGctaaatatattttctacAAATGAATGTTCAAAGAATTCGAATGGATGTAGTTTATATGATGTTAATgaatatacaatatataataataaagttattgatataaatgataattttcttttaaatttcgatataataaattcttttaaaaatgaacaaGTTATAGATATAACTATAAATGAAGATtctatatttaattttactatgtttattaaatctgaatatatatttgttaatttattaaaaaataattcatcAGAAAAGGTATgtaatacatattatatgaataatataaatgattataatatatatgattatcaaaaaaaaaacaaatcTGAATTTTTTCACAAGCATTTTAATGAGacctttttatataataaaaatgaaaattatcacaataaaaattataaatataataataataataataataataataaaaaccCTTTTGAATATCATAATTACTATCAACATGATCATCACTTGAAAAAATTTTCAATAGACaatattatctatattaattgtatattaaaaaaaggaaattatgatttaaaaattattgttaatggttataataatatatgtgaaAGGAATGAATTCAATTTGTTGATATATCCTATGTCTATGTATGAGAATCATCATCAGTGTGGTGATAAAATGAACCAGTTGACGAATctatttaataatatgcTAAACCGTAAATACgaacataataataatcatattaGTAGTGTATctaatataaacaaaacCTTTGATGATATTTATCAGAATAATTGGattttaaataatcatatatttgaatatttcgattttattataatatatgaaaaagaaCTACTAGCACAACAATATAAAGAAATCATTGTGACTGTAAATAATTCTGTTGGaattgatatattttttattcttgTTGAAAATGTGCAAGGAGAAAAAcattatcatatatataaagatactagaaaaaaaagtaaatacatattaaaGTATAAACATCCATGTAATGTATATGTTCTAGTGTCTACAATGTTATATACTAGTCAAGAAATATGTGGATTCTTTTTTGTTGATATAGAATATgtagataatataaaattattaaaacaaaatgatCATATAAATGAGTCAATGAATGAAACATATGAACATAATATgatacaaaaaattaattatataccTAATATAATTATAGGATATGATTCTTAtagttataataatttttgttttgttccttattataaaaaacataaactcaccatattattaaaacCAAAAACGATAGTCAAAATAAATTGTTTCacaaataattatatatatatatatttaatagataaatcaaacaacaacaataataatgataataataataatattaatggtaaaaaattatatgagGGTTATAACCATTTATATATCGAATCTTTTGTTGAAGGAGaatatgatattattttcgAATTTAATTCacaaaatgataaaaatattaattcctttttttatttacaaatatatatatatccattAGATACATTAGATAAGTGCCTTTtctttaataataatatgaattatataaaagaaagctcaataaataaatttatttatgcAGAAAATTATGATACATATGATCTGActaaatatgtatataatgatattattacaaataaaaatatacctagagtaattaaaaaagaaaataatatgttcTTCTTATATCAAACAATTAATTTCtattatctttataaatctttttttctatatctTCTGCCAAGACAACAACAACAAGATGGATATATAACAAATGATGAAGATAAAggaagaattaaaaaaaaaattatattacccaaaattaattatttatcaaatcaaaatttcatattaaaaatCGAATTGTCatttcataataatatattcccttacaaattatatattgaacaaaattatgaagatattataatgattaGTACAAACACttatagaaataaaaatattatgttattaaaaatattaaataataatacaaattatgtaaatatatatattgatatgtatgaagatattaatgatgaaatcaaaaataattattgttcatatgcatattttaatattacatatacAAATGAAACAAAGCAACAAAATATAGATACACAACAGAtcaatttatataataaaatcaGTTTGcctttattattaaataatattttatcaaaaGATTATATTCCAATGTTTAACAAGAGTATATTACTCAATAAGAATGACCAAACATATAAAGCTgatcatttatattatgagGATGATAACATTGGTGTTATAAATAGTGTATCTAATAATGATCTTTTAaatgacaaaaaaaaaaatgtgtGGGAACTGAACAATAGGATGAATAATGAATATGGAAATGTTCACATAGAAGAGACGACACATTTGACAGATAATGATAATCACAgcaataataatataaatgatataaatgatataaataatataaatgatataaataataataataatagtgtTATGTTTAATAATGTGCATCCATATCTTGAAAATCATCTTAGAGGTATCatatctttaaaaaatagCAACTCTCTAATATTAAATCAAAGcattaattataattttgaaaTTTATAACAACAATTATACACTTTTATTAGTACCAAATAATTCCTTTCTAAACATgtatataagaaataatgataatgatgataataacaataataaaaataacattaCTTTGAATGTGTATCGTGTTTTAGATGTAtctaaattatttaatgaaggtatttcatttaatgaagtgcaaaaaaaaattctttcCTTATCTCATCCTTTTCTAACATTTACagaagaatatataaatgtatatagATATTTAGAAAGAggattatatatatttaaatttgATGAGGATTCTAATAAGAACAATTCAACATATACCtttacaaataatataaataataataatagaaatTATTCTAATTATCTTAATagtgataatattaaaccattatccttttttatacattttaatatcATGCCTATTCACACAAATGATTTAGAATACCAGgataatatacaaaataataattataatagtGATATAGTTGTAAATTATAAAGgaaatgataataaaaatactTCCCCTTCTGCTATTCATAATTCTATATTTAAgaatgaattattatataatttttataaagaatataactgtgataaagaaaatattttattttttgaagataaaaagataaatgatttatcaatttttttacaaCATACTTGGAATAATATGCCATTtgaaatttatataaatgataaattaGATATTACattaaattcatataattacaacacattaatttttaaaagattCTTTATATGCttagaaaaagaaaacatatggaacaataatgataatataaataatagtaataataacTATGGAAAGAattctataaatataaaagaatcACAAGATGACTcttatataaacatttttaatgatacaactaaaaaagaatatctcctttttaatatcatattaaatgtaaaaggtaatgtatatatagaaatacaaccacattatcattattttatgtatccatttattttaaccatcaaatacaaaaataatcCCACACAACTTTATAAATCTCatgataaattatttttaaatactGATCTAGGGGTAGGTGAATATCAAATCTATATAACTTTTCTTTCAAATGatcattataaaaatgtaaaaatgaaaaaggttatgtttgatttatttatttttattgacatatttaaaaatacaaatattaaacatgccaaaaataatttatcCTTACCATATAGCAAACATAATGATGAAGGTATAgattttaatatatatgataatacaTGTAAAAgtgataattataaaagatTATTTCATGACGTAAAATTattagataataataataataataataatacttCTAATGGTTCTATGAATGAACATAAccttaaaaaaaataataatgttataaacacaaatatgaataagaattattttcatatatatgatacatattatatgaaaGAATCTAAGCACGAAATCTTTTTTGAGATACCAAACGAGCCATATATtcttaaaattttttatgtacATATAGATGAACAACATTATGATGAAGACATAACAACTGCagatttttataataatacaaataacTATAACAACAACTActacaataataataataataataataatagatataataattattatcaaattGAAGAGACCGATAATTTATCTCATTTTGCctttaattatttaaacaCATATTTAGATATCGAAAATTTATTCCatatcaatataataataaatgaagataataaatttttttctgaTGAAAATACAAATGGTCACGATTTGTATGTTAATCCATTTTTTTCGaatgaagaagatgaacatatattaaactggtataaaatagataagaattttaaattagttataaaaaaaaataattatgattGTGCATATTTCAAACTCATTATAAGTTTATATCCtatgaattattttaatagtattgattatttaaaatataataattatcttaataaatataa
- a CDS encoding hypothetical protein (conserved Plasmodium protein, unknown function~part of same gene as PGSY75_0419400A~gap found within coding sequence), with translation PSYVKINFGYNFTLTSFEIKLLKNNMIIATSNKIQTNLNNNINIFENMSIYLEKGNYVVQIFSYDLIEKSSNLINKLSFPFYAEIEIVQFVNEKIDEPILLDVFPHNSVIVNRNYPFLVDLIFWGRAEENISVLDTKANNIKLNNNKLVKYGNVEIHKYVLSPDQMRSLGNNFALKLQSNVHMSAWMEKRMNFSFTNEGWNYDRQTEHEELIKNGIKTNNIVDEPSKMSNGEKEHETVLLEYDKREIKTESENKSEIKNEIKSDNDSEKRSFLQNGVIEKSNLFDLNEVIKNFRYNKKKKKEEDDFLLNGSYMNSNDKCFSLSIFSFEIYCFEKFYFFIFILILTVLWISCAFIFLIIKIYKNWKCR, from the exons cCGAGCTATGTAAAAATCAATTTTGGATACAACTTCACTTTAACCAGCTTTGAAATCAAACTCTTGAAAAACAATATGATAATAGCTACAAGCAACAAAATACAAACCAATTTAAATAACAATATCAAcatatttgaaaatatgAGTATTTATTTGGAAAAAGGAAATTATGTTGTCcaaattttttcttatgATTTAATTGAAAAGTCTTCTAATTTAATAAACAAACTCAGTTTTCCTTTTTATGCTGAAATTGAAATTGTGCAGTTTGTAAATGAGAAAATTGACGAACCTATATTGTTGGATGTTTTCCCTCATAATTCGGTCATTGTGAATAGAAACTACCCCTTTCTT gTTGATTTAATATTTTGGGGAAGGGCAGAGGAAAACATATCCGTGTTGGATACAAAAgcaaataatattaaattaaataataacaagTTAGTAAAATATGGAAATGTTGAGATACACAAATATGTTTTGTCACCTGATCAAATGAGGTCCCTAGGAAATAATTTTGCTTTAAAGCTGCAGTCTAATGTTCATATGAGTGCATGGATGGAGAAAAGAATGAATTTTAGCTTTACAAATGAAGGTTGGAATTACGATAGACAAACAGAACATGAggaattaataaaaaatggaataaaaacaaataatattgttgATGAACCTTCTAAAATGTCAAACGGAGAAAAAGAACATGAGACTGTGTTATTGGAATATGATAAGAGGGAAATAAAAACTGAGAGTGAGAATAAGAGTGAAATTAAGAATGAAATTAAGAGTGACAATGATAGTGAGAAGAGGAGTTTCTTACAGAATGGTGTAATAGAAAAAAGCAA CCTTTTCGATCTTAATGAagttattaaaaattttcgatataacaaaaaaaagaaaaaagaagaagatgaCTTCCTTTTGAACGGATCATATATGAATTCAAATGATAAATGTTTCTctttatctatatttaGTTTTGAGATTTACTGTTTtgaaaaattttatttttttatttttatcttaATCTTAACCGTATTATGGATTTCTTGTGcctttatatttttaattataaaaatatataaaaactGGAAATGCAGAtga